A genome region from Amblyraja radiata isolate CabotCenter1 chromosome 2, sAmbRad1.1.pri, whole genome shotgun sequence includes the following:
- the ptf1a gene encoding pancreas transcription factor 1 subunit alpha, with the protein MDTVLEQLAGLDTFSSAAAAAYLDDEDLFTAQSPRHHLDADEFLENDVDFLSSDMNEYYKEHRLARDGEHCDSGILSFTSSSSPFSFDCPDSASEVSPQFNATDGAAKRRRRIRSEVEMQHLRQAANVRERRRMQSINDAFEGLRTHIPTLPYEKRLSKVDTLRLAIGYINFLTELVQSDMPLGNSNNDPTVQPKKVIICHRVARSPSPNDPDYGLPPLAGHSLSWTDENQLKEQNIIRTAKVWTPEDPRKSNNKSFVNNIENEPPFDFAS; encoded by the exons ATGGATACCGTGCTGGAGCAGCTCGCCGGCCTCGACACCTTCTCCAGCGCCGCAGCCGCCGCCTACTTGGACGATGAAGACCTGTTCACAGCCCAGTCGCCCAGGCATCACCTGGACGCAGACGAGTTCCTGGAGAACGACGTGGACTTTCTGAGCAGCGACATGAACGAATACTACAAGGAGCACAGGCTGGCGCGGGATGGGGAGCACTGCGACTCGGGCATCCTGTCTTTCACCTCGTCCTCCTCGCCCTTTTCCTTTGACTGCCCCGACAGCGCTTCCGAGGTTTCCCCGCAGTTTAATGCAACCGACGGCGCTGCAAAGAGACGCAGAAGGATCCGCTCAGAAGTTGAAATGCAGCACCTCAGGCAGGCTGCAAATGTCCGGGAGCGCAGACGCATGCAGTCCATCAACGATGCGTTTGAGGGTCTCCGGACTCACATACCAACGCTACCTTATGAAAAACGACTTTCAAAAGTTGATACCCTCCGACTGGCAATCGGTTACATCAACTTCTTGACCGAACTTGTTCAATCTGACATGCCTTTAGGAAATTCAAACAACGACCCTACAGTCCAACCTAAAAAAGTCATAATCTGCCATAGAGTTGCAA GATCGCCATCTCCCAATGACCCAGACTACggtctgcctcctctggcagggcACTCTTTGTCGTGGACTGACGAGAATCAGCTTAAAGAACAAAATATCATCAGGACGGCGAAGGTTTGGACTCCAGAAGATCCCAGAAAATCTAACAACAAATCTTTTGTGAATAATATTGAGAACGAACCACCTTTTGACTTTGCCTCGTAA